A genomic stretch from Hemibagrus wyckioides isolate EC202008001 linkage group LG20, SWU_Hwy_1.0, whole genome shotgun sequence includes:
- the LOC131370812 gene encoding olfactory receptor 4N2-like, producing the protein MSVAVGVFTYVIMVTVRGSLHLRHNVHYRLLLQHCFCLMGFNAAGSAIHGIRSLRLPATRLTCWILFDLQVVMGRGITLTLTLMCMCTCLSVCRPLHYRTLVRSLYRWMMLAAWILALINPLVFTVVAFAQNPWSYLLSPDSQCPTALEGEVCIISALLLLFLMTLLIFISYVLICLEAHYAGHFSESNTKGRLTILVHVLQISLHVVPAFIIISRLQQELIVEIVTFLIFSISQVLSPVIYGLRCKELNMEILRLFPGCCSQCVTQESSVSVEQRESPGTLRRPSVVVISTGTCNHTCTVTVHMSAHESDNKNKHQIHEDYEETLV; encoded by the coding sequence ATGTCGGTGGCTGTAGGTGTGTTTACGTATGTGATCATGGTGACGGTACGCGGCTCTCTGCACCTGCGTCATAATGTCCACTATCGCCTGCTGCTGCAGCACTGCTTCTGCCTCATGGGCTTCAACGCAGCGGGCAGCGCGATACACGGCATCCGCTCCCTGCGTCTCCCCGCAACACGCCTCACCTGCTGGATCCTGTTCGACCTGCAGGTGGTGATGGGGCGTGgcatcaccctcaccctcaccctcatgTGCATGTGcacgtgtctctctgtgtgccgCCCGCTGCACTATAGAACATTAGTGAGGAGCTTGTATCGCTGGATGATGTTAGCAGCATGGATCCTGGCTCTAATAAACCCGCTGGTGTTCACGGTGGTGGCGTTCGCACAGAATCCGTGGTCCTACCTGCTCTCGCCGGACTCACAGTGTCCCACAGCTCTGGAGGGTGAAGTGTGCATCATCAGTGCGctcctgctcctcttcctcatgaCGCTGCTTATTTTCATCAGTTACGTCCTCATCTGCCTGGAGGCTCACTATGCCGGTCATTTCTCTGAGTCCAACACTAAAGGACGACTCACCATCCTCGTCCATGTGCTGCAGATCAGCCTGCATGTCGTACCcgccttcatcatcatctcccgCTTGCAACAGGAGCTCATCGTGGAAATCGTCACCTTCCTGATCTTCAGCATCTCGCAGGTTCTCAGTCCGGTCATTTACGGCCTGCGCTGTAAGGAACTCAACATGGAAATCCTGCGATTATTCCCTGGCTGCTGTAGCCAGTGTGTGACCCAGGAGTCCAGCGTGAGCGTGGAGCAGCGTGAAAGCCCCGGGACACTCAGACGCCCCTCAGTAGTAGTGATCAGCACCGGAACATGCAACCACACGTGTACCGTTACTGTCCACATGTCTGCCCATGAGTCTGACAACAAGAACAAACATCAGATCCATGAAGATTACGAGGAAACTTTAGTGTGA